In the genome of Streptomyces sp. NBC_00190, one region contains:
- a CDS encoding ABC-F family ATP-binding cassette domain-containing protein has translation MAVNLVNVEAVSKVYGTRTLLDGISLGVSEGDRIGVVGRNGDGKTTLIRMLAKLEEPDSGRVTQNSGLRMGVLTQHDSLDPAATIRHEIIRDMADHEWAGNAKIRDVLTGLFGGLDLPGFGQGLDTVIGPLSGGERRRIALAKLLIADQDLLVLDEPTNHLDVEGIAWLARHLQERRSALVCVTHDRWFLDQVCTRMWDVQRGDVHEYDGGYSDYVFARAERERIAATEESKRQNLMRKELAWLRRGAPARTSKPRYRIEAANELIADVPPPRDRSELMRFANARLGKTVFELEDVTVQAGPKTLLKHLTWHLGPGDRIGLVGVNGAGKTSLLRALAEAARTQGETQPAAGQIAVGKTVKLAYLSQEVGELDPSLRVLEAVQRVRDRVDLGQGREMTAGQLCEQFGFTKEKQWTPVGDLSGGERRRLQILRLLMDEPNVLFLDEPTNDLDIETLTQLEDLLDGWPGSMIVISHDRFFIERTTDTVMALLGDASLRMLPRGLDEYLERRQRMIEAAAPAPVPAAAAAKSSASGDSRAAKKELQKIERQLNKLSDRESSLHAQIAEHSTDYDKVAKLDAELRELLADRDDLEMRWLELAEEA, from the coding sequence ATGGCCGTCAATCTGGTCAATGTCGAGGCAGTCAGCAAGGTGTACGGCACACGTACCCTGCTCGACGGCATCTCCCTCGGCGTGTCCGAGGGGGACCGGATCGGTGTCGTCGGCCGCAACGGCGACGGGAAGACCACCCTCATCCGGATGCTGGCCAAACTGGAGGAGCCCGACAGCGGCCGCGTCACCCAGAACAGCGGCCTGCGCATGGGCGTCCTCACCCAGCACGACTCCCTCGATCCCGCGGCCACCATCCGCCACGAGATCATCCGGGACATGGCCGACCACGAGTGGGCCGGCAACGCCAAGATCCGCGACGTGCTGACCGGCCTGTTCGGCGGACTCGACCTGCCCGGCTTCGGCCAGGGCCTCGACACCGTCATCGGCCCGCTCTCCGGCGGCGAGCGCCGCCGCATCGCGCTCGCCAAGCTGCTCATCGCCGACCAGGACCTCCTCGTACTCGACGAGCCCACCAACCACCTCGACGTCGAGGGCATCGCCTGGCTCGCCCGACACCTCCAGGAACGCCGCTCGGCCCTGGTCTGCGTCACCCACGACCGCTGGTTCCTCGACCAGGTCTGCACCCGCATGTGGGACGTCCAGCGCGGCGACGTGCACGAATACGACGGCGGCTACAGCGACTACGTCTTCGCCCGCGCCGAGCGCGAGCGGATCGCCGCCACCGAGGAGTCCAAGCGGCAGAACCTGATGCGCAAGGAGCTGGCCTGGCTGCGCCGCGGCGCCCCCGCCCGGACCTCCAAGCCCCGCTACCGCATCGAGGCCGCCAACGAGCTCATCGCCGACGTGCCGCCGCCGCGCGACCGCTCGGAACTGATGCGCTTCGCCAACGCCCGCCTCGGCAAGACCGTGTTCGAGCTGGAGGACGTCACCGTCCAGGCCGGCCCCAAGACGCTGCTGAAGCACCTCACCTGGCACCTGGGCCCCGGCGACCGCATCGGCCTCGTCGGCGTCAACGGCGCCGGCAAGACCTCCCTGCTGCGCGCCCTGGCCGAGGCCGCCCGCACCCAGGGCGAGACCCAGCCCGCCGCCGGACAGATCGCCGTCGGCAAGACCGTCAAGCTGGCCTACCTCTCCCAGGAGGTCGGCGAACTCGACCCGTCCCTGCGCGTCCTGGAGGCCGTCCAGCGCGTCCGCGACCGCGTCGACCTCGGCCAGGGCCGCGAGATGACGGCGGGCCAGCTGTGCGAGCAGTTCGGCTTCACCAAGGAGAAGCAGTGGACGCCCGTCGGCGACCTCTCCGGCGGCGAGCGGCGCCGACTGCAGATCCTGCGCCTGCTGATGGACGAGCCCAACGTCCTCTTCCTCGACGAGCCCACCAACGACCTCGACATCGAGACCCTGACCCAGCTGGAGGACCTCCTCGACGGCTGGCCCGGATCGATGATCGTGATCTCCCACGACCGGTTCTTCATCGAGCGCACCACCGACACCGTGATGGCGCTGCTCGGCGACGCGAGCCTGCGGATGCTGCCGCGCGGCCTGGACGAGTACCTGGAGCGCCGCCAGCGGATGATCGAGGCGGCCGCCCCGGCGCCCGTCCCGGCCGCGGCCGCCGCGAAGTCCAGCGCCTCCGGGGACTCCCGCGCCGCGAAGAAGGAACTCCAGAAGATCGAGCGGCAGCTGAACAAGCTCTCGGACCGCGAGAGCAGCCTGCACGCCCAGATCGCCGAGCACTCCACCGACTACGACAAGGTGGCCAAGCTCGACGCGGAGCTCCGGGAACTCCTCGCGGACCGCGACGATTTGGAGATGCGCTGGCTGGAGCTGGCCGAGGAGGCGTAG
- a CDS encoding acyltransferase family protein, with protein MTVSARDMAAATPATRDRYVDLLRVASLATVIAGHWLMAAVSGDGIGNLLALVPPLQVLTWGLQVMPVFFFVGGFSHALSYRSLARRADGGPVYAAFLRARLQRLLRPTLVFVLVWTAAAFAVQLAGHGAGGLTGAALRLVTQPLWFIGIYLAMVAFTPPLLKLHERWGWGAFAGLLAAAALVDVLRFALGIPYVEFLNFAFVWLAVHQLGFLRADGRIRFPAALAAAGLAAAAALVAYGPYPLSMVGMPGEKVSNMAPPTLALLAHGMWLVGAVQLLARPGTAWLARPRVWRGVVAANGIAMTAFLWHLTAMLAVYAAQLALGIGLPAPASAAWWAQVPVRFLAAAALTGVLIALFRRFEGPGRAAAAPGSGPRAAAGITLCLLGVLGLSMTGLGGLLDGHSAVLVALPVTAPAAIAMALGGWVLVERSASSRSVRLRG; from the coding sequence ATGACAGTCAGCGCACGCGACATGGCCGCCGCCACCCCTGCCACGCGGGACCGGTACGTCGACCTCCTGCGGGTCGCCTCCCTCGCCACCGTCATCGCCGGGCACTGGCTGATGGCCGCGGTCAGCGGCGACGGCATAGGGAACCTGCTCGCCCTCGTGCCCCCGCTCCAGGTCCTCACCTGGGGGCTCCAGGTCATGCCCGTCTTCTTCTTCGTCGGCGGGTTCTCGCACGCCCTGTCCTACCGCTCCCTGGCCCGCCGGGCCGACGGAGGGCCCGTCTACGCCGCCTTCCTGCGGGCCCGGCTCCAGCGGCTGTTGCGGCCCACCCTCGTCTTCGTCCTCGTCTGGACCGCGGCCGCGTTCGCCGTGCAGCTCGCGGGCCACGGCGCGGGCGGGCTGACCGGGGCCGCGCTGCGGCTGGTCACCCAGCCGCTCTGGTTCATCGGGATCTACCTCGCGATGGTCGCCTTCACCCCGCCGCTGCTGAAGCTGCACGAGCGGTGGGGGTGGGGGGCCTTCGCCGGGCTCCTCGCCGCCGCCGCGCTCGTCGACGTACTGCGCTTCGCGCTCGGGATCCCGTACGTCGAGTTCCTGAACTTCGCCTTCGTCTGGCTCGCCGTCCACCAGCTCGGCTTCCTGCGCGCCGACGGGCGGATCCGCTTCCCCGCCGCCCTGGCCGCAGCCGGGCTCGCCGCGGCCGCGGCGCTGGTCGCCTACGGCCCGTACCCGCTGTCCATGGTCGGGATGCCGGGAGAAAAGGTGTCCAACATGGCACCGCCCACCCTCGCCCTGCTCGCGCACGGCATGTGGCTCGTCGGCGCCGTCCAGCTCCTGGCCCGCCCCGGCACCGCCTGGCTCGCCCGCCCCCGCGTCTGGCGCGGGGTCGTCGCCGCCAACGGGATCGCCATGACCGCCTTCCTCTGGCACCTCACCGCCATGCTCGCCGTGTACGCCGCCCAGCTCGCCCTCGGGATCGGGCTCCCCGCACCGGCCTCCGCCGCCTGGTGGGCCCAGGTCCCGGTCAGGTTCCTCGCCGCCGCGGCGCTGACCGGCGTGCTCATCGCCCTCTTCCGGCGCTTCGAGGGCCCCGGCCGCGCTGCCGCCGCCCCCGGCAGCGGCCCCCGCGCCGCCGCGGGCATCACCCTGTGCCTGCTCGGCGTCCTGGGCCTGTCCATGACCGGCCTCGGGGGCCTGCTCGACGGCCACAGCGCCGTCCTCGTCGCCCTTCCCGTCACCGCGCCCGCCGCGATCGCCATGGCGCTGGGCGGCTGGGTCCTGGTGGAACGGTCTGCGTCGTCCCGGAGCGTTAGGCTGAGGGGCTGA
- a CDS encoding 4-(cytidine 5'-diphospho)-2-C-methyl-D-erythritol kinase gives MSSRTSVTVRVPAKVNVQLAVGAARPDGFHDLANVFLAVSLFDEVTATAADGLTVTCAGPDADQVPLDRTNLAARAAEILAARAGIDPAVHLHIAKNIPVAGGMAGGSADGAAALLACDALWGLGTPRAELLDICAQLGSDVPFSLVGGAALGTGRGELLTPVDAGSFHWVFAVADGGLSTPAVFREFDRLTAGTRIPEPEASPALLAALASGDPDALAPVLANDLQRAALSLRPQLAGTLAAGTEAGALAALVSGSGPTTAFLVRDPESAEKVAAALEASGTCRTTRVASSPSPGATVLPA, from the coding sequence GTGAGCTCCCGCACGAGCGTGACCGTACGGGTCCCCGCGAAGGTCAACGTGCAGCTGGCGGTGGGCGCGGCCCGCCCCGACGGCTTCCACGACCTCGCCAACGTCTTCCTCGCCGTCTCCCTCTTCGACGAGGTCACGGCGACGGCGGCCGACGGACTGACCGTGACCTGCGCCGGCCCCGACGCCGACCAGGTCCCCCTGGACCGCACCAACCTCGCCGCGCGCGCCGCCGAGATCCTGGCGGCCCGGGCCGGCATCGACCCCGCCGTCCACCTCCACATCGCGAAGAACATCCCGGTCGCGGGCGGCATGGCGGGCGGCAGCGCGGACGGCGCCGCGGCCCTGCTGGCCTGCGACGCCCTGTGGGGTCTGGGCACCCCGCGCGCCGAACTGCTCGACATCTGCGCCCAGCTGGGCAGCGACGTCCCCTTCAGCCTCGTCGGCGGCGCCGCACTCGGCACCGGGCGCGGCGAGCTGCTGACGCCGGTCGACGCGGGGTCGTTCCACTGGGTGTTCGCGGTGGCCGACGGGGGCCTGTCCACCCCGGCGGTGTTCCGCGAGTTCGACCGCCTCACCGCCGGTACGAGGATCCCCGAGCCCGAGGCCTCACCGGCCCTGCTCGCGGCCCTGGCCTCGGGAGACCCGGACGCGCTGGCCCCCGTACTGGCGAACGACCTCCAGCGGGCGGCCCTGTCGCTGCGCCCGCAGCTGGCCGGGACGCTGGCCGCGGGCACGGAGGCCGGGGCGCTGGCCGCACTGGTCTCCGGATCGGGCCCGACGACGGCCTTCCTGGTCCGCGACCCGGAATCCGCCGAGAAGGTGGCCGCGGCCCTCGAAGCCTCGGGCACGTGCCGCACCACCCGCGTGGCGTCCTCCCCGTCGCCGGGAGCCACGGTCCTGCCGGCCTGA
- the rsmA gene encoding 16S rRNA (adenine(1518)-N(6)/adenine(1519)-N(6))-dimethyltransferase RsmA: MSTAEQQPNENPSDALLGPADIRELAAALGVRPTKQKGQNFVIDANTVRRIVRTAEVRPDDVVVEVGPGLGSLTLALLEAADRVTAVEIDDILAAALPATIEARMPGRKDRFALVHSDAMLVTELPGPAPTALVANLPYNVAVPVLLTMLDRFPSIERTLVMVQAEVADRLAAEPGNKVYGVPSVKANWYAHVKRAGSIGRKVFWPAPNVDSGLVSLVRRAEPIKTTATKAEVFAVVDAAFAQRRKTLRAALAGWAGSAAGAEAALVAAGVSPQARGESLTVEEFAAIAENKPAAERPAL; encoded by the coding sequence GTGAGCACCGCAGAGCAGCAGCCCAACGAGAACCCTTCTGACGCCCTCCTCGGCCCCGCCGACATCCGGGAACTGGCCGCCGCCCTCGGCGTACGCCCGACGAAGCAGAAGGGCCAGAACTTCGTCATCGACGCCAACACGGTGCGCCGGATCGTGCGCACCGCCGAGGTGCGGCCGGACGACGTCGTCGTCGAGGTCGGTCCCGGGCTGGGCTCGCTGACGCTCGCGCTGCTGGAGGCCGCCGACCGGGTCACCGCCGTCGAGATCGACGACATCCTGGCGGCGGCGCTGCCCGCGACCATCGAGGCCCGGATGCCCGGGCGCAAGGACCGCTTCGCGCTGGTCCACTCCGACGCCATGCTGGTGACCGAACTGCCCGGCCCGGCGCCGACCGCGCTCGTCGCGAACCTGCCGTACAACGTGGCCGTGCCCGTCCTGCTCACCATGCTCGACCGCTTCCCGAGCATCGAACGGACCCTGGTGATGGTGCAGGCCGAGGTCGCCGACCGGCTCGCCGCCGAGCCGGGCAACAAGGTGTACGGGGTCCCCTCCGTCAAGGCCAACTGGTACGCACACGTCAAGCGCGCCGGATCCATCGGCCGCAAGGTCTTCTGGCCCGCGCCGAACGTCGACTCCGGCCTCGTCTCGCTGGTGCGGCGCGCCGAGCCGATCAAGACCACCGCCACGAAGGCCGAGGTCTTCGCGGTCGTGGACGCGGCCTTCGCGCAGCGCCGCAAGACCCTGCGCGCGGCCCTGGCCGGCTGGGCCGGCTCGGCGGCCGGGGCCGAGGCCGCGCTCGTCGCCGCGGGTGTCTCGCCGCAGGCCCGCGGCGAATCGCTGACGGTGGAGGAGTTCGCCGCGATCGCCGAGAACAAGCCCGCGGCGGAGAGGCCCGCGCTGTGA
- a CDS encoding outer membrane protein assembly factor BamB family protein has protein sequence MTEPPQPPNQPPTPSGYGHLPGPPQPGYGYPQQGENPYAQQPPTAPQQGENPYAQQPPTAPQQPAYYPPPPPGLPGMPQPSSGMTPKKKRGVLIAASVAAVLVAGTVAYVGFLKDDKDPKPPVAQESTSPDAKPSGSPSVDNGDGSGNGAGEGDLNSARKQGEDKVLWLKTAKIDGPGVGADTDGQWVVGDTVAKTVWKNLTGYGAADGKEKWTISFPGDICAVTDQMTADGKTVVLFRNGESDTADCNQMRMVDLKAGKEGWTKEVPKDGIFDLFAGPSLSLTGDAVSVNRVTRASVFKVSTGDKLFATPSEGCMTGSYLGGNGKMIGIATCQDADRTVEVKDADPATGKSTWSFKLPKGFKVSSVYSVDPLVLDIGNEEKKERSIVVIGPDGKQRATVTGEGSFASGCKSSFSRSLQGCAAGLVDSNTLYLPTATEAGTGNEIVAFDLASGKAKWRTPAGDKRTLTLVEAANGQLIAYRKAEYDKGGEVLSIPAAGGEPTALLRHPSGPAAPVESSFYSPKADYVDGRFFLSVTHLLARGKDEKFLMVFGK, from the coding sequence ATGACCGAGCCGCCCCAGCCGCCGAACCAGCCGCCGACTCCTTCCGGTTACGGGCACCTCCCCGGCCCGCCGCAGCCCGGCTACGGCTACCCGCAGCAGGGCGAGAACCCGTACGCCCAGCAGCCGCCCACCGCGCCGCAGCAGGGCGAGAACCCGTACGCCCAGCAGCCGCCCACCGCCCCGCAGCAGCCGGCCTACTACCCGCCGCCGCCCCCCGGCCTGCCGGGAATGCCGCAGCCCTCCTCCGGCATGACGCCGAAGAAGAAGCGAGGCGTCCTGATCGCCGCCTCGGTCGCCGCCGTGCTCGTCGCCGGCACCGTCGCATACGTCGGCTTCCTCAAGGACGACAAGGACCCCAAGCCGCCCGTCGCGCAGGAGTCCACGTCCCCCGACGCCAAGCCCTCCGGCTCCCCTTCCGTCGACAACGGCGACGGCAGCGGCAACGGAGCCGGGGAAGGCGACCTCAACTCCGCCCGCAAGCAGGGCGAGGACAAGGTCCTCTGGCTCAAGACCGCCAAGATCGACGGCCCCGGCGTCGGAGCCGACACCGACGGCCAGTGGGTCGTCGGCGACACCGTCGCCAAGACCGTCTGGAAGAACCTCACCGGCTACGGCGCGGCCGACGGCAAGGAGAAGTGGACGATCTCCTTCCCCGGTGACATCTGCGCCGTCACGGACCAGATGACCGCCGACGGCAAGACCGTCGTCCTGTTCAGGAACGGCGAGAGCGACACCGCCGACTGCAACCAGATGCGCATGGTCGACCTCAAGGCGGGCAAGGAGGGCTGGACGAAGGAAGTGCCCAAGGACGGCATCTTCGACCTCTTCGCCGGTCCCAGCCTGAGCCTCACCGGCGACGCCGTCTCCGTCAACCGGGTCACCCGCGCCAGCGTCTTCAAGGTCAGCACCGGCGACAAGCTCTTCGCGACCCCGTCCGAGGGCTGCATGACCGGCTCCTACCTCGGCGGCAACGGCAAGATGATCGGCATCGCCACCTGCCAGGACGCCGACCGCACCGTCGAGGTCAAGGACGCCGACCCGGCCACCGGCAAGTCGACCTGGTCCTTCAAGCTCCCCAAGGGCTTCAAGGTCTCCAGCGTCTACTCGGTGGACCCGCTCGTCCTCGACATCGGCAACGAGGAGAAGAAGGAACGCTCCATCGTCGTCATCGGACCCGACGGCAAGCAGCGCGCCACCGTCACCGGCGAGGGCAGCTTCGCGAGCGGCTGCAAGAGCTCCTTCAGCCGGTCCCTCCAGGGCTGCGCCGCAGGCCTCGTCGACTCCAACACGCTCTACCTGCCCACGGCGACCGAGGCCGGCACCGGCAACGAAATCGTCGCCTTCGACCTGGCCTCCGGCAAGGCCAAGTGGCGCACCCCGGCTGGCGACAAGCGCACCCTCACCCTCGTCGAGGCCGCGAACGGCCAGCTGATCGCCTACCGCAAGGCGGAGTACGACAAGGGCGGCGAGGTCCTGTCGATCCCGGCCGCGGGCGGCGAGCCCACCGCGCTCCTGCGCCACCCGTCAGGCCCGGCCGCCCCGGTGGAGAGCTCCTTCTACTCCCCGAAGGCCGACTACGTGGACGGGCGGTTCTTCCTCTCCGTCACGCATCTGCTCGCCCGGGGCAAGGACGAGAAGTTCCTGATGGTCTTCGGCAAGTGA
- a CDS encoding ubiquitin-like domain-containing protein, producing the protein MPATAGTGRRRAAAPAAAGAATGSGHRSRGRSAGPGLLTLEIPGGDWRRIVPQALVVAFLAGGTTAFVAADKSVRLTVDGVPRTLHTFADDVDELLAAEGLGTGPHDLVAPAPGEPLEDGEQVVVRYGRPLLLTLDGQQRQMWTTARTVEGALRQFGIRAEGAYLSAPRTAPVPRAGLTLSVRTERSVTFMADGRERTIRTNASTVQEALDQAGITLHGQDTTSVPPTAFPRDGQTVTVLRITGTREVREERIPYATERTEDDTLFAGTEVVERAGRPGARRVTYSLRTVNGVRQKPRPIAEETVREPVTQLVRVGTQPLPASVSGADDLNWEALAQCESGGRPTATDASGTYGGLYQFDVHTWHALGGSGRPQDASGAEQTYRAKKLYVQRGASPWPHCGRTLSR; encoded by the coding sequence GTGCCCGCCACGGCGGGCACCGGCCGGCGCCGCGCGGCGGCTCCCGCGGCCGCGGGAGCCGCCACCGGCAGCGGCCACCGCTCCCGCGGCCGGTCCGCCGGGCCCGGACTCCTCACCCTGGAGATCCCCGGCGGGGACTGGCGGCGGATCGTGCCCCAGGCGCTGGTCGTCGCCTTCCTCGCAGGCGGCACCACCGCCTTCGTCGCCGCCGACAAGTCGGTACGGCTCACCGTGGACGGCGTCCCCCGCACCCTGCACACCTTCGCCGACGACGTCGACGAACTGCTGGCCGCCGAAGGCCTCGGCACCGGACCCCACGACCTCGTCGCCCCCGCCCCCGGCGAACCCCTCGAAGACGGCGAGCAGGTCGTCGTCCGCTACGGCCGCCCCCTGCTCCTCACCCTCGACGGGCAGCAGCGCCAGATGTGGACCACCGCCCGCACCGTCGAGGGCGCACTGCGCCAGTTCGGCATCCGCGCCGAGGGCGCCTACCTCTCCGCCCCCCGCACCGCCCCCGTCCCACGCGCCGGCCTGACCCTCAGCGTCCGCACCGAACGCAGCGTCACCTTCATGGCCGACGGCCGCGAACGCACCATCCGCACCAACGCCTCCACCGTCCAGGAGGCCCTCGACCAGGCCGGAATCACCCTGCACGGCCAGGACACCACCTCCGTGCCCCCCACCGCCTTCCCGCGCGACGGCCAGACCGTCACCGTGCTGCGCATCACCGGCACCCGAGAGGTCCGCGAGGAGCGCATCCCGTACGCGACGGAGCGGACCGAGGACGACACCCTCTTCGCCGGGACCGAGGTCGTCGAGCGGGCCGGCCGGCCCGGGGCGCGCCGGGTCACCTACAGCCTGCGCACCGTCAACGGCGTCCGGCAGAAGCCCCGCCCCATCGCGGAGGAGACCGTCCGCGAACCCGTCACCCAGCTCGTCAGGGTCGGCACGCAGCCGCTGCCGGCCTCCGTCTCCGGCGCCGACGACCTCAACTGGGAAGCCCTCGCCCAGTGCGAGTCCGGCGGCCGCCCGACCGCCACCGACGCCTCGGGCACCTACGGCGGCCTCTACCAGTTCGACGTCCACACCTGGCACGCCCTCGGCGGCAGCGGCCGCCCCCAGGACGCCTCGGGCGCCGAGCAGACCTACCGGGCCAAGAAGCTCTACGTGCAGCGGGGGGCGAGTCCGTGGCCGCACTGCGGCCGTACGCTTAGCCGGTGA